The Azospirillum baldaniorum genome window below encodes:
- a CDS encoding ABC transporter permease codes for MSSLDDAAVLEGERNHSSTAPRLWLGGLAASAAWLAAAALTALWPETEEWVRTGEFASLLAVIGGALAFAVPLSRLFGAVGERLRAAAPWLVVLALGVIGWELVTAKLDLLPRPFFAPPQALLEVYLDEWPRLLECTVASLQLLLLGYGIGAFVGFVTGVSIGWSRAVGYWVHPVLRLIGPLPATAWLPIAFFAFPSSWSASVFLIALATGVPVTILTWSGVAGVNPAYYDIARTLGASSRFLVLKVAVPAAMPHVFVGLFMGLGASFAVLVVAEMMGVKAGLGWYLQWAQGWAAYANMYAALLVMALVCSSLVTLLFKARDRLLAWQKGLLKW; via the coding sequence ATGAGCAGCCTCGATGACGCCGCGGTGCTGGAGGGGGAGCGCAACCATTCCTCCACGGCCCCGCGCCTCTGGCTGGGCGGGCTGGCGGCCAGTGCCGCCTGGCTGGCCGCCGCCGCCCTGACCGCCCTGTGGCCGGAAACGGAGGAGTGGGTGCGCACCGGCGAGTTTGCCAGCCTGCTGGCGGTCATCGGCGGTGCGCTGGCCTTCGCCGTGCCGCTGTCGCGCCTGTTCGGCGCGGTGGGAGAGCGGCTGCGGGCCGCCGCCCCCTGGCTGGTCGTGCTGGCGCTCGGCGTGATCGGCTGGGAGCTGGTCACCGCCAAGCTCGACCTGCTGCCGCGTCCCTTCTTCGCGCCGCCGCAGGCGCTGCTGGAGGTGTATCTGGATGAGTGGCCGCGCCTGCTGGAATGCACCGTGGCGTCGCTGCAACTGCTGCTGCTCGGCTACGGGATCGGCGCCTTCGTCGGCTTCGTCACCGGCGTGTCCATCGGCTGGTCGCGGGCGGTGGGCTATTGGGTGCATCCGGTGCTGCGGCTGATCGGGCCGCTGCCGGCCACGGCGTGGCTGCCCATCGCCTTCTTCGCCTTCCCGTCGAGCTGGAGCGCCAGCGTCTTCCTGATCGCGCTGGCGACCGGGGTGCCGGTGACCATCCTGACTTGGTCGGGCGTGGCCGGCGTCAACCCGGCCTATTACGACATCGCCCGCACGCTGGGCGCGTCCTCGCGCTTCCTGGTGCTGAAGGTGGCGGTGCCGGCGGCGATGCCGCACGTCTTCGTCGGCCTGTTCATGGGGCTCGGCGCCTCCTTCGCGGTGCTGGTGGTGGCGGAGATGATGGGGGTCAAGGCCGGGCTCGGCTGGTACCTGCAATGGGCGCAGGGCTGGGCGGCCTACGCCAACATGTACGCGGCGCTTCTGGTGATGGCGCTGGTGTGCTCCAGCCTCGTCACGCTGCTGTTCAAGGCGCGCGACCGGCTGCTCGCCTGGCAGAAGGGATTGCTGAAATGGTAG
- a CDS encoding ShlB/FhaC/HecB family hemolysin secretion/activation protein codes for MTALVLAVPFAAHAGEAGDDAARACLGVLANRPPIAENPDPDAVRVTRFAAADPSAPLAVEIDGFLNGSYAGVRLGDLDIDALMRRVNACLFAAGFPTSGVDEVVRADDGAVIYRVRIGRGDDVELVAVDRRTGLPEPPHVVRWLRRMLIPDGARPFSTADLENGWRRARDSGRVGPLSISVRPGHTAGAARVVVEVERPSSPSAVIGATNDLPWALGAAVAYASVSVPAFMPGFDHLTAETARGEGYRREAIGYDGPIGATEHRWLVAVGRTKSRFVEDYFSDLGIRSEALDFDLATRWRVIDDWSADRTVAEDIGLSHNELTIVVGVRDIWTRSYLLGEPFSFDTAAHDGEIDFLEARAGVEMRRRERAGGARLYLGMRRGMRGVASWMHSKIGGGTYSALDAEAEAAYGPLPLEGRLELRARGQWSPDRLLPAARFVLGGSNSVRGIEVGALTGNSGHVESLDLVVPVHADATLQVDGVLFADHGQVLPVEGGAQRVASVGVGVRAALWHTLSLDLYLSRPLAGSPNVRTAGGHSPTGLNVNIVSRF; via the coding sequence TTGACGGCCCTGGTGCTTGCGGTTCCGTTTGCGGCGCACGCGGGCGAGGCCGGCGACGACGCGGCCCGCGCCTGCCTTGGCGTGCTGGCCAACCGGCCGCCCATCGCGGAGAACCCCGATCCGGACGCCGTTCGCGTCACCCGCTTCGCCGCAGCCGATCCCTCGGCGCCGCTCGCCGTCGAAATCGACGGCTTCCTGAACGGGAGCTATGCCGGTGTCCGGCTTGGCGACCTGGACATCGACGCCCTGATGCGTCGCGTCAACGCCTGCCTGTTCGCCGCCGGCTTTCCGACCTCGGGTGTCGACGAGGTCGTTCGGGCCGACGATGGCGCGGTCATTTACCGTGTGCGCATCGGCCGTGGCGACGACGTTGAACTGGTTGCCGTGGACCGCAGAACGGGCCTGCCGGAGCCTCCGCATGTCGTCCGGTGGCTGCGCCGGATGCTGATCCCGGACGGCGCGCGCCCGTTCAGCACCGCGGATCTTGAGAATGGGTGGCGCCGCGCCAGGGACAGCGGCCGGGTCGGCCCCCTGTCCATCAGCGTGCGGCCCGGCCACACGGCCGGCGCGGCGCGGGTCGTGGTGGAGGTGGAGCGGCCTTCCTCGCCGTCGGCCGTGATCGGCGCGACCAACGATCTGCCATGGGCGCTGGGTGCCGCAGTGGCCTACGCGTCGGTGAGCGTGCCGGCGTTCATGCCGGGCTTCGATCATCTGACCGCTGAAACGGCCCGCGGCGAGGGTTACCGCCGCGAAGCCATCGGCTACGACGGCCCCATCGGTGCGACGGAGCACCGCTGGCTGGTGGCGGTCGGCCGGACGAAATCCAGGTTCGTGGAGGATTATTTCTCTGACCTCGGCATACGGAGCGAGGCGCTGGACTTCGATCTTGCGACGCGATGGCGGGTGATCGACGACTGGAGCGCCGACCGGACGGTCGCCGAGGACATCGGCCTTTCCCACAACGAACTGACAATCGTCGTCGGCGTGCGCGACATCTGGACACGGTCCTATCTGTTGGGGGAGCCATTTTCCTTCGACACGGCCGCCCACGACGGGGAGATCGACTTTCTGGAAGCGCGCGCCGGGGTCGAAATGCGCAGACGGGAGCGTGCCGGCGGGGCACGCCTTTACCTGGGCATGCGCCGGGGGATGAGGGGCGTCGCCTCGTGGATGCACAGCAAGATTGGAGGCGGGACCTATTCGGCCCTGGACGCCGAGGCCGAGGCCGCTTACGGCCCCTTACCCCTGGAGGGCCGGCTGGAGCTTCGGGCGCGCGGCCAATGGAGTCCCGACCGCCTGCTTCCCGCTGCCCGCTTCGTGCTGGGCGGCAGCAACAGCGTTCGCGGAATCGAGGTCGGTGCCTTGACCGGAAACAGCGGGCACGTGGAATCGCTCGATCTGGTTGTCCCGGTTCACGCCGATGCCACCCTGCAGGTCGATGGTGTCCTCTTTGCCGATCATGGACAGGTTCTGCCGGTGGAGGGGGGCGCCCAGCGGGTGGCAAGCGTCGGCGTCGGCGTTCGTGCCGCACTGTGGCATACGCTGAGCCTGGACCTTTATCTTTCACGGCCGCTTGCCGGTTCACCCAATGTCCGTACGGCTGGGGGACATTCGCCGACCGGATTGAACGTCAACATTGTTTCGCGGTTCTGA
- a CDS encoding DUF3325 domain-containing protein translates to MILSSLCVAYAGLLALALAMDRHHEQVLARPPPARISRLLGWAGWLELVLSLPPAVMAWGWAIGIPAWLGLLTVAAAALVLLPHAPRAALRLGPAALLCAPIPALLG, encoded by the coding sequence ATGATCCTGTCGTCGCTGTGCGTCGCCTACGCGGGTTTGCTCGCCCTGGCGCTCGCCATGGACCGCCATCACGAGCAGGTCCTCGCCCGGCCTCCCCCCGCACGGATCAGCCGCCTGCTGGGGTGGGCGGGATGGCTGGAGCTCGTGCTGTCGCTGCCGCCCGCGGTGATGGCGTGGGGGTGGGCGATCGGGATTCCGGCTTGGCTGGGGCTGCTGACGGTGGCCGCCGCGGCGCTGGTCCTGCTGCCCCACGCGCCGCGGGCGGCCTTGAGGCTTGGCCCCGCGGCGTTGCTCTGTGCTCCGATCCCTGCACTTCTTGGGTGA
- a CDS encoding filamentous hemagglutinin N-terminal domain-containing protein: MTRLTVTIVFFSFAVIAHHACADVVTDGTMGPLRTLSGSTMIIPESLGTRAGPNLFHSFEKFEVRADQAARFRGGEDVQRVITRVTGKEPTRIYGNLSSDIKSADLYMINPNGIVVGPTAAINVSGAFHAATAGSIAFPDGKSFAANGAAGGALSIAAPESFGFVGDSSAIRIIRGSVTAQRNISLIAPLLDLDGAAVRSQNGQVAMVAPADRATVRLEAGAPSRPTPSGSLSIARGSQVSAERGAIRLEGGSVSVDGSTVEVASDNIGPSGGITVVASDLALSAAASYVGQLSSLAKGKAAGGPIRVTADTLTMTGGRIAAETIGSGTSGEVAVDVAGALRMSAATISGSSALGAAGAGGTVAVTAGSIHLDQRSGIGSVALGAGRGGSVSVTARDSLTIVGSAPDGAPLGTQSGVFALSRATASGDGGNIVVRARDLQVSDFGQIAGGSFGTGAGGSVDVVAGSVRLSHGGTIGASAGENAVRGGSVSIRADRLWLHDGAEVTVRSRSAGVAGDLMLSSTGPLTVDRSTINASADRSNGGNVLIEVGGLFRLVGGRVSAAAGGLGGGGNIIVSGRSVVFDDSRVVATAVGGDGGAIRVASQTYHASPDSLVSASSAFGFDGTVRLETPLFGRFAPAGNTSSVQAIPPAPTLTACDQGGRTEEALAHAALTFDRPPGHLATAFPVPGERLLTPGSPSGGRSCGIAEKQKKGH; this comes from the coding sequence ATGACTCGCCTTACGGTTACCATCGTCTTCTTTTCCTTCGCCGTCATCGCACACCACGCGTGTGCCGATGTGGTGACCGATGGCACCATGGGGCCGCTGCGGACGCTGTCCGGTTCGACGATGATCATTCCGGAGTCCCTGGGCACGCGCGCGGGACCAAACCTCTTCCACAGCTTTGAAAAGTTCGAGGTCAGGGCCGATCAGGCCGCGCGTTTCCGGGGGGGAGAGGATGTCCAACGCGTCATCACGCGCGTCACCGGCAAGGAACCCACCCGCATCTACGGCAACCTGTCGTCCGATATAAAATCCGCCGACCTCTACATGATCAACCCCAATGGGATCGTCGTCGGCCCGACCGCGGCGATCAACGTCAGCGGGGCATTCCACGCGGCCACCGCCGGTTCCATCGCCTTCCCCGACGGCAAAAGCTTCGCCGCCAACGGCGCCGCCGGCGGGGCGCTGTCCATTGCCGCTCCGGAGTCCTTCGGCTTCGTCGGGGACTCCTCCGCCATTCGAATCATCCGCGGCTCCGTGACGGCACAACGCAACATCAGCCTGATTGCGCCCCTCCTGGATCTGGACGGTGCCGCGGTGCGGTCGCAGAATGGGCAGGTCGCCATGGTCGCGCCGGCGGATCGGGCGACCGTTCGGTTGGAGGCGGGCGCGCCGTCACGGCCCACGCCGTCGGGTTCCCTGTCCATTGCCAGGGGCAGCCAGGTCAGCGCGGAGCGAGGGGCGATCCGGCTTGAAGGAGGCTCGGTCTCGGTTGACGGTTCGACCGTGGAGGTCGCGTCCGACAACATCGGCCCGTCGGGCGGCATCACCGTTGTGGCGTCGGACCTCGCGCTGTCGGCGGCGGCGTCCTACGTCGGGCAACTCAGCTCGCTGGCCAAGGGAAAGGCGGCCGGCGGGCCCATCCGCGTCACCGCCGACACCCTGACGATGACCGGTGGACGCATCGCGGCGGAAACCATCGGATCGGGAACCTCCGGCGAGGTCGCGGTCGACGTCGCCGGTGCTCTGCGGATGAGCGCGGCGACGATCTCGGGCAGTTCGGCGCTGGGCGCCGCCGGGGCTGGCGGGACCGTCGCGGTGACGGCGGGATCGATCCACCTCGACCAGCGCAGCGGGATTGGCAGCGTGGCGCTCGGCGCAGGGCGCGGGGGTTCGGTCTCGGTGACGGCCCGAGATTCCCTGACAATCGTTGGCAGCGCGCCCGACGGCGCGCCATTGGGCACGCAAAGCGGCGTCTTCGCCCTGTCGCGGGCCACCGCGTCGGGAGATGGCGGCAACATCGTGGTCCGAGCGCGCGATCTCCAGGTGAGCGATTTCGGTCAGATCGCCGGCGGCAGTTTCGGGACCGGCGCCGGGGGAAGCGTGGACGTCGTGGCCGGATCGGTTCGGCTCAGCCACGGTGGAACCATCGGCGCGTCCGCGGGTGAGAACGCCGTCCGCGGCGGTTCGGTGTCGATCCGTGCCGACCGGCTGTGGCTGCACGATGGTGCCGAGGTCACCGTCCGCAGCCGCTCGGCCGGTGTGGCCGGTGACCTTATGCTGTCGTCGACGGGGCCGCTTACCGTCGATCGCTCGACGATCAACGCCAGTGCCGATCGGTCGAACGGAGGCAATGTCCTTATTGAGGTCGGCGGGCTGTTCCGTTTGGTGGGCGGCCGCGTGTCGGCGGCGGCCGGCGGGCTGGGTGGTGGCGGCAACATCATCGTTTCCGGCCGCTCCGTCGTGTTCGACGACTCCAGGGTGGTGGCAACGGCGGTCGGAGGAGACGGCGGCGCTATCCGCGTCGCGTCGCAGACCTATCATGCCTCGCCCGACAGCCTCGTATCGGCCTCCTCGGCGTTCGGCTTCGATGGAACCGTTCGGCTGGAAACCCCTCTTTTCGGCCGCTTCGCTCCAGCGGGCAACACGTCATCCGTCCAGGCCATTCCGCCGGCTCCAACGCTGACCGCCTGCGACCAGGGCGGACGCACCGAAGAAGCTCTGGCCCACGCCGCTTTGACGTTCGATCGGCCGCCGGGACACCTCGCGACGGCCTTCCCCGTGCCGGGAGAGCGGCTGCTCACCCCCGGCAGCCCGAGCGGCGGCCGGTCCTGCGGCATCGCTGAAAAGCAGAAGAAGGGACATTGA
- a CDS encoding cation transporter codes for MPDEFLNRLAAALTIAHHIPGRVRLKLDGAAERGLVALADDARALHRALTGAEGIRSVALNPLARSCTIEYDPTVIPPSAWPDLLRGEASAAARTLLRIATAGFAGGAPERRP; via the coding sequence ATGCCCGACGAATTCCTGAACCGGCTGGCCGCCGCCCTGACCATCGCGCACCACATTCCGGGCCGGGTGCGGCTGAAGCTCGACGGCGCCGCGGAGCGCGGTCTGGTGGCGCTGGCCGACGACGCCAGGGCGCTGCACCGGGCGCTCACCGGGGCGGAGGGCATCCGCTCCGTCGCGCTGAACCCGCTCGCCCGCTCCTGCACCATCGAATACGACCCCACGGTGATCCCGCCCTCAGCGTGGCCGGATCTGCTGCGCGGGGAAGCCAGCGCGGCGGCGAGGACGCTGCTGCGCATCGCCACTGCCGGGTTTGCGGGCGGTGCGCCGGAAAGGAGACCATGA
- a CDS encoding ABC transporter substrate-binding protein yields the protein MSTHRNGSGISTLAPSRRGLLKVAAAGAVALPFAGVASRLVAAPTPAALKPLKLAWNTGAVCGAPVAVAKHNGFFEKHGLDVEFVNFAGTTEQLLEALATGKADIGHGMALRWLKPLEQGFDVRIIAGVHGGCMRLLAAKNGGITSLAGLKGKTVAISDLSSPAKHLFSIQLAKQGIDPNKDVEWRVFPGDLLAIAVDKGEAQAVAHWDPVTYNFLKSGTLVEISTNLSGEFANRVCCVLGARGSLLREDKAAAAAVTRAVFEAQHYAAANPVEAAKVYQQYSPKSSIEDLAAQLSSQTHDHNPVGADIKREIALYAEELKSVQVFKQSTDTAKFADRVYADVLG from the coding sequence ATGAGCACGCATCGGAACGGTTCGGGGATTTCGACGCTGGCGCCCTCGCGGCGCGGGCTGCTGAAGGTGGCGGCGGCGGGCGCGGTGGCGCTGCCTTTCGCGGGCGTGGCGTCCCGGCTGGTCGCTGCCCCGACGCCCGCCGCGCTGAAGCCGCTGAAGCTCGCCTGGAACACCGGCGCGGTGTGCGGTGCCCCGGTGGCGGTCGCTAAGCACAACGGCTTTTTCGAGAAGCACGGGCTGGACGTGGAGTTCGTCAACTTCGCCGGCACGACGGAGCAGCTTCTGGAGGCGCTCGCCACCGGCAAGGCGGACATCGGCCACGGCATGGCGCTGCGCTGGCTGAAGCCGCTGGAGCAGGGCTTCGACGTGCGCATCATCGCGGGCGTGCACGGCGGCTGCATGCGCCTGCTGGCCGCCAAGAACGGCGGCATCACCAGCCTTGCCGGGCTGAAGGGCAAGACGGTGGCGATCAGCGACCTGTCCAGCCCGGCCAAGCACCTGTTCTCCATCCAGCTCGCCAAGCAGGGGATCGACCCGAACAAGGACGTGGAATGGCGCGTCTTCCCCGGCGACCTGCTGGCCATCGCGGTCGACAAGGGCGAGGCGCAGGCCGTCGCCCATTGGGACCCGGTGACCTACAACTTCCTGAAGTCCGGCACTCTGGTCGAGATCTCCACCAACCTGTCGGGCGAATTCGCCAACCGCGTCTGCTGCGTCCTCGGCGCGCGCGGCAGCCTGCTGCGCGAGGACAAGGCCGCCGCCGCCGCGGTGACCCGCGCCGTGTTCGAGGCGCAGCACTACGCCGCCGCCAACCCGGTGGAGGCCGCCAAGGTCTACCAGCAATACTCGCCCAAGAGCAGCATCGAGGACCTCGCCGCCCAGCTTTCCAGCCAGACGCACGACCACAACCCGGTGGGCGCCGACATCAAGCGCGAGATCGCGCTCTACGCGGAGGAACTGAAGAGCGTCCAGGTCTTCAAGCAAAGCACCGACACAGCGAAGTTCGCCGACCGCGTCTACGCTGACGTGCTGGGCTGA
- a CDS encoding CHAT domain-containing protein codes for MSQPSPRHPACDEAADRLRGALWSAPASSGWPGWSEAALACASELDSRDRRLLAAAAAFDSIRAGCPPASVDALKASADTNRDRKAGFPDDTDAAFTVLLGIRSARAIERAGPAGSADDMASARMGFREALETRYRCATDGCRINVAFAKAHACLYLARMEDVAGPTAVEPGTAEACAAAQMGPLATLTDPVELNRATQRFLAANQPAAGTDDGPLERLASLRTRADAFAAAGKEEQARRALAYARELVAENRLAFVGDGAESDPRFRSLLDAVYDRSIRLAVDGRSGVAGMPEVLRILEDRRRIDLVRAFRSDCWFEPVPSPTSRRTTVWAPDAALRGDWIVVVSNIGGEVLTAAGAADSPSDLFDNGVTLLHRTPSLPVEEAVRDWRKGLDAEDAPPSLETIAANLSQTLFGPVAQGLLRAKPKRIIIVPDAWAARIPFSALPFGDRNTTIADAADLVVMPALDARLWPKEKALNKPPPRVLAGGLTERLTHSASEIRRIATLLDSVVLNETELTLRNLEAAARDRFDVLHIATHASFGGAGGPSITMGDGTTAGAADIETLVRMMRDPSGNALDLLTLSACETALGDGSGGKELGLLGMALRTGVRASVGTLWTVNKESTPELMTRFYEYMTMGCDKARALRLAQLDLKQGRVGHGAWRSPHHWAGFVFSGDWTALVDAPNCPLQ; via the coding sequence GTGAGTCAGCCAAGCCCGCGTCACCCGGCGTGCGATGAGGCGGCCGACCGGTTGCGGGGGGCTCTGTGGTCGGCGCCCGCGAGTTCGGGGTGGCCGGGCTGGAGCGAGGCGGCGCTGGCCTGCGCGTCCGAACTCGACAGCCGCGATCGGCGGTTGCTGGCGGCCGCGGCGGCCTTCGACAGCATCCGGGCCGGATGTCCACCGGCTTCGGTCGACGCGCTCAAGGCATCGGCGGATACGAACCGCGACCGGAAGGCGGGGTTCCCCGACGACACCGACGCCGCGTTCACGGTTCTTTTGGGAATCAGGAGCGCGCGCGCCATCGAGCGAGCAGGGCCGGCCGGTTCCGCCGATGACATGGCCTCCGCCCGCATGGGTTTCCGCGAGGCGTTGGAAACCCGATACCGTTGCGCGACGGACGGCTGCCGGATCAACGTCGCCTTCGCCAAGGCTCACGCCTGCCTGTACCTGGCCCGGATGGAAGATGTGGCGGGGCCAACCGCCGTTGAACCCGGCACCGCGGAGGCGTGTGCGGCCGCCCAGATGGGGCCGCTGGCGACGCTGACGGACCCGGTCGAACTGAACCGTGCGACGCAACGTTTTCTCGCCGCCAACCAGCCCGCCGCTGGCACGGACGATGGCCCGCTGGAACGCCTCGCCAGCTTACGGACCCGGGCCGATGCCTTTGCGGCCGCCGGGAAGGAGGAGCAGGCTCGGCGGGCGCTGGCCTACGCGCGCGAACTGGTGGCGGAGAATCGGCTGGCCTTCGTGGGCGACGGGGCCGAATCCGATCCGCGCTTCCGCTCGCTCCTGGACGCGGTCTACGACCGGTCCATCCGGCTCGCCGTCGACGGCCGCAGCGGAGTGGCCGGAATGCCGGAGGTCCTCCGCATCCTGGAAGACCGCCGACGGATCGACCTCGTCCGTGCCTTCCGATCGGACTGCTGGTTCGAACCCGTTCCCAGCCCAACCTCCCGCCGGACCACAGTCTGGGCGCCAGACGCCGCCTTGCGAGGCGACTGGATCGTCGTCGTGTCGAACATCGGCGGCGAGGTTCTGACGGCGGCCGGAGCTGCGGATTCGCCATCGGATCTGTTTGACAACGGCGTCACCCTCCTGCACCGAACGCCCAGCCTGCCGGTTGAAGAGGCCGTGCGCGACTGGCGCAAAGGGCTGGATGCGGAAGACGCCCCGCCTTCGCTGGAAACCATCGCCGCGAACTTGTCGCAGACCCTGTTCGGCCCGGTCGCGCAGGGTCTTCTGCGCGCGAAACCAAAACGGATCATCATCGTTCCCGACGCCTGGGCGGCGCGGATTCCGTTCTCCGCCCTTCCGTTCGGTGACCGGAACACCACCATCGCCGACGCGGCCGATCTCGTGGTCATGCCCGCGCTGGACGCGCGGCTTTGGCCGAAGGAGAAGGCGCTGAACAAGCCGCCGCCTCGCGTTCTTGCCGGCGGCCTGACCGAGCGTCTGACGCACTCGGCGTCGGAGATCCGGCGCATCGCCACGCTGCTGGACAGCGTCGTTCTGAATGAAACCGAGCTTACCCTGAGGAACCTGGAGGCGGCGGCGAGGGACCGGTTTGACGTCCTGCATATCGCCACGCACGCGTCGTTCGGCGGGGCCGGGGGGCCGTCCATCACCATGGGCGACGGCACCACGGCTGGCGCCGCCGACATCGAGACACTCGTGCGTATGATGCGGGATCCGTCCGGGAATGCCCTGGATCTGCTGACCCTGTCGGCCTGCGAAACCGCTCTCGGCGACGGCTCGGGGGGCAAGGAACTCGGCCTGCTGGGGATGGCCTTGCGCACCGGAGTGCGCGCTTCCGTCGGAACGCTGTGGACCGTGAACAAGGAATCCACGCCGGAACTCATGACACGGTTCTACGAGTACATGACCATGGGGTGCGACAAGGCGCGGGCGCTTCGTCTCGCGCAGCTGGATCTGAAGCAAGGGCGCGTCGGCCATGGAGCGTGGCGGTCCCCCCATCATTGGGCCGGATTCGTCTTTTCCGGTGACTGGACGGCCCTCGTCGACGCCCCCAATTGCCCCCTCCAATGA
- a CDS encoding Calx-beta domain-containing protein: MSQSTAAFTISSASDSPLVTVDYIQATWAASTAEVREGSVRFTVSLTLEYLYSYYSSHSGDYFYNGSGPGATFRAKVKPYIGTAQAGDFIFSPDSRITTDAVSVEMLLTVGVENTFTIAVQPDVDYTEGDEIIDFLLDTNLISTGSQSAVQLTTTNSFPTVTIIDAPAPPESPALAITAANGSAWEGHSGTVPLTFTVSRTGDSSTTASARWVVAGSGDNPADAADFGGALPSGFITFAAGETSRTITVNVTGDTAVEPDETFTVTLSDPVGAALGTARVTGTIRNDDIMPQAALPAVIDPARRALVNDGVSGRIVEMAPYDGPVSWLKNQYLGNDLGEAVIGSDRADFMNLLGGNDAAEGWAGDDVLDGGTGSNFLTGGAGKDTFFVDGRTPGITWSTITDFEPGEWATAWGWRTGTSKLTWAEMQGATNFKGSTAHIDMDGNGTIDTSLTFSGKSVGSLMTTTGQIGSDSYIAFILK, from the coding sequence ATGTCGCAATCCACCGCTGCGTTCACGATCTCCTCCGCTTCCGACAGTCCGCTCGTCACCGTCGATTACATCCAGGCAACCTGGGCGGCATCGACCGCCGAGGTGCGGGAAGGGAGCGTGAGGTTCACGGTATCGCTGACGCTGGAGTATCTGTATTCCTACTACTCGTCACACTCGGGTGATTATTTTTACAACGGCTCCGGCCCTGGGGCGACATTCCGGGCCAAGGTGAAGCCGTACATTGGGACGGCGCAGGCCGGCGATTTCATTTTCTCTCCCGACAGCCGGATCACAACCGATGCCGTGTCCGTCGAGATGTTGTTGACGGTCGGAGTCGAAAACACCTTCACCATCGCCGTTCAGCCGGACGTCGATTACACTGAGGGTGACGAAATCATTGATTTCCTGCTCGACACCAACCTCATCAGCACGGGCAGCCAATCCGCCGTCCAGCTGACGACGACAAACTCCTTTCCGACGGTGACGATCATCGACGCTCCGGCACCGCCGGAGTCGCCGGCTCTTGCGATCACCGCCGCCAACGGTTCGGCCTGGGAGGGACACAGCGGAACGGTGCCTTTGACCTTCACGGTCAGCCGGACAGGCGACAGTTCGACAACGGCCTCGGCACGATGGGTGGTTGCCGGTTCCGGCGACAACCCGGCCGACGCCGCCGATTTCGGCGGCGCGCTGCCCTCGGGATTCATCACCTTTGCCGCCGGTGAAACGAGCCGGACGATCACCGTGAACGTCACCGGCGACACGGCCGTGGAACCCGACGAAACCTTCACCGTCACATTGTCCGACCCGGTCGGGGCGGCGCTGGGAACCGCCAGGGTGACCGGCACCATCCGCAACGATGACATCATGCCTCAGGCGGCCTTGCCGGCGGTGATCGACCCCGCCCGCCGCGCTCTGGTGAACGACGGTGTGAGCGGGCGCATCGTTGAGATGGCTCCTTACGACGGCCCGGTCTCTTGGCTGAAGAATCAGTATTTGGGCAACGATCTGGGCGAAGCGGTGATCGGTAGCGATCGCGCGGATTTCATGAACCTGCTGGGCGGCAATGATGCGGCCGAGGGGTGGGCGGGCGACGATGTGCTCGATGGCGGAACCGGGTCGAACTTTCTGACCGGAGGAGCCGGCAAGGACACGTTTTTCGTCGATGGCCGCACCCCTGGCATCACCTGGTCGACCATCACCGATTTCGAGCCGGGCGAATGGGCGACCGCCTGGGGCTGGCGTACGGGCACCTCGAAGCTGACGTGGGCCGAGATGCAGGGCGCCACCAACTTCAAGGGCTCCACCGCGCACATCGACATGGACGGCAACGGGACGATTGATACCAGCCTTACGTTCAGCGGGAAGTCCGTCGGTTCCTTGATGACCACGACCGGCCAGATCGGCAGCGATTCCTACATCGCGTTTATACTCAAGTAA
- a CDS encoding ABC transporter ATP-binding protein, with the protein MVALEQELPAGLDLEVHGVSHAFDLHGAPLPVLDTVGLRAKPGEFVALLGPSGCGKSTLLRLVAGLEPPRAGRILADGLPITGPHPSRVVVFQDPTLYPWRTVWDNVALGLEARGVLRQRRNRVDEALRLVGLGGFAKAYPHQLSGGMAQRAALARALVNDPRLLVLDEPLGKLDSLTRIQMQGEIVALWRRAGFTALLVTHDVEEALLMATRVIVFSERPARIKAEIVVDRPYPRHRDDTVLVELRHKALELLGLAGSW; encoded by the coding sequence ATGGTAGCGCTGGAACAGGAGTTGCCGGCCGGTCTGGACCTTGAGGTTCACGGGGTCAGCCACGCCTTCGACCTGCACGGCGCGCCGCTGCCCGTGCTGGACACGGTCGGCCTGCGCGCCAAGCCGGGCGAGTTCGTGGCGCTGCTCGGCCCGTCGGGCTGCGGCAAGTCCACGCTGCTGCGGCTGGTCGCCGGGCTGGAGCCGCCGCGCGCGGGCCGGATTCTGGCCGACGGGCTGCCGATCACCGGGCCGCATCCGTCGCGGGTGGTGGTCTTCCAGGACCCGACGCTCTACCCCTGGCGCACCGTCTGGGACAATGTGGCGCTGGGGCTGGAGGCGCGGGGCGTGCTGCGCCAGCGGCGCAACCGCGTGGACGAAGCGCTGCGGCTGGTCGGGCTGGGCGGCTTCGCCAAGGCCTACCCGCATCAGCTCTCCGGCGGCATGGCGCAACGCGCGGCGCTGGCCCGCGCGCTGGTCAACGACCCGCGCCTGCTGGTGCTGGACGAGCCGCTGGGCAAGCTCGACAGCCTGACCCGCATCCAGATGCAGGGCGAGATCGTCGCGCTGTGGCGGCGCGCCGGCTTCACCGCCCTGCTGGTGACCCACGACGTGGAGGAGGCGCTGCTGATGGCCACCCGCGTCATCGTGTTCAGCGAGCGCCCGGCCCGCATCAAGGCGGAGATCGTCGTCGACCGCCCCTATCCCCGTCACCGCGACGACACGGTGCTGGTGGAGCTGCGCCACAAGGCGCTGGAACTGCTGGGCCTTGCCGGGAGCTGGTAG